The Lysobacter gummosus genome includes a region encoding these proteins:
- a CDS encoding M13 family metallopeptidase, translating into MPYRLNALSLGLTLVLAGSLAACKPATNETASAPAQTTAPAATPVSGIDLTGLDKTVKPGDDFDAFANGGWRKNFEIPADRSNYGAFTQLLETAEKRNAELIAELAAGKPAAGTDARRIADFHTAYMDEAGTEKRGLQALQPQLDAIGAIASRSDLSRAFGAGVRADTDPLNSTNFHTDNLFGVFVAKGLQEPAYVATLMQGGLGMPDREYYLSSDKEMVETRKKYETYVIALLKQAGIADAESKAKAIIALETKIAKAHAPLVDSQNVHKANNPWDTAAFAQRAPGIEWAAFFDAAGLAAQKKIVAWQPGAITGIARLVGSEPLPVWKDYLAFHALDHAAWNQALRGPGELPKAYTDLAFGFHGTTLAGTPQARERGKRALDATSSALGDALGKLYAAKYFPAASKAKVEEMVGNILAAFDERVDSLTWMTPQTKAKAREKAKSMRVSVGYPERWRDYSSLDIRPDDALGNRLRAELHEYRYQLSKLGQPVDNGEWWMTPQTVNAVQLPLQNAMNFPAAILDKPFFDPNADAAANYGSIGAVIGHEISHGFDDTGAEFDGQGRLANWWTPADTQHFQEATKKLADQYSAYEPLPGLRVNGKQTSGENIADVSGLTIAYMAYRKSLGGKQAPVIDGLSGDQRFFLAYAETWRSKIRDAALRQRILTDGHAPAAQRAQTVRNIDAWYDAWGAKPGEKLYLAPADRIKIW; encoded by the coding sequence ATGCCCTATCGACTGAATGCTCTGTCTCTCGGCCTGACCCTGGTGCTGGCCGGCAGCCTCGCCGCGTGCAAACCCGCCACGAACGAAACCGCGTCCGCGCCCGCGCAAACGACCGCCCCCGCCGCGACGCCGGTCTCCGGCATCGATCTGACCGGCCTGGACAAGACGGTGAAGCCGGGCGACGACTTCGATGCCTTCGCCAACGGCGGCTGGCGCAAGAACTTCGAGATCCCCGCCGACCGTTCCAACTACGGCGCGTTCACCCAGTTGCTTGAGACCGCGGAGAAACGCAACGCCGAGCTGATCGCGGAACTGGCCGCCGGCAAGCCCGCGGCCGGCACCGACGCGCGCCGCATCGCCGATTTCCACACCGCCTACATGGACGAAGCCGGCACCGAGAAGCGCGGCCTGCAGGCGCTGCAACCGCAACTGGACGCGATCGGCGCGATCGCCTCGCGCAGCGATCTTTCGCGCGCGTTCGGCGCCGGCGTGCGCGCCGACACCGATCCGCTCAACTCGACCAACTTCCACACCGATAACCTGTTCGGCGTGTTCGTCGCCAAGGGGCTGCAAGAGCCGGCTTATGTCGCCACGCTGATGCAGGGCGGCCTGGGCATGCCCGACCGCGAGTACTACCTGTCGTCCGACAAGGAAATGGTGGAGACGCGCAAGAAGTACGAAACCTATGTGATCGCGCTGCTGAAGCAGGCCGGCATCGCCGATGCCGAGAGCAAGGCGAAAGCGATCATCGCCCTGGAAACCAAGATCGCCAAGGCGCACGCACCGCTGGTCGATTCGCAGAACGTGCACAAGGCCAACAACCCCTGGGACACCGCCGCCTTCGCGCAGCGCGCTCCGGGCATCGAATGGGCCGCGTTCTTCGACGCGGCCGGACTGGCGGCGCAGAAGAAGATCGTCGCATGGCAACCCGGTGCGATCACCGGCATCGCCCGTCTGGTCGGCAGCGAGCCGTTGCCGGTGTGGAAGGATTACCTGGCTTTCCACGCCCTGGACCACGCCGCCTGGAACCAGGCTCTGCGCGGCCCCGGCGAATTGCCCAAGGCCTACACCGACCTTGCCTTCGGTTTCCACGGCACCACGCTCGCGGGCACGCCGCAGGCGCGCGAACGCGGCAAGCGCGCGCTCGACGCGACCAGTTCCGCGCTCGGCGACGCGCTGGGCAAGCTCTATGCGGCGAAGTACTTTCCGGCGGCCTCGAAGGCCAAGGTCGAGGAGATGGTCGGCAACATCCTCGCCGCGTTCGACGAACGCGTGGATTCGCTGACCTGGATGACGCCGCAGACCAAGGCCAAGGCGCGCGAGAAGGCCAAGTCGATGCGCGTGAGCGTCGGCTATCCCGAACGCTGGCGCGATTATTCCTCGCTCGATATCCGTCCCGACGACGCGCTGGGCAACCGTCTGCGCGCGGAACTGCACGAGTACCGCTACCAGCTGAGCAAGCTCGGCCAGCCGGTCGATAACGGCGAATGGTGGATGACGCCGCAAACGGTCAACGCCGTGCAATTGCCGCTGCAGAACGCGATGAACTTCCCTGCGGCGATCCTGGACAAGCCGTTCTTCGATCCCAACGCCGATGCCGCCGCGAACTACGGATCGATCGGCGCGGTGATCGGTCACGAAATCAGCCACGGCTTCGACGACACCGGCGCGGAGTTCGACGGCCAAGGCCGCCTGGCCAACTGGTGGACGCCGGCGGACACGCAGCATTTTCAGGAAGCGACGAAGAAACTCGCCGACCAGTACAGCGCCTACGAGCCGTTGCCGGGCCTGCGCGTCAACGGCAAGCAGACCTCGGGCGAGAACATCGCCGACGTATCGGGCTTGACCATCGCCTACATGGCCTATCGCAAATCGCTGGGCGGCAAGCAGGCGCCGGTGATCGATGGCCTGAGCGGCGACCAGCGCTTCTTCCTCGCCTACGCCGAGACCTGGCGCAGCAAGATCCGCGACGCCGCCTTGCGCCAGCGCATCCTCACCGATGGCCACGCGCCGGCCGCGCAGCGCGCGCAGACCGTGCGCAATATCGACGCGTGGTACGACGCCTGGGGCGCGAAGCCGGGCGAGAAGCTGTATCTGGCGCCGGCCGATCGCATCAAGATCTGGTAA
- a CDS encoding nuclear transport factor 2 family protein, translated as MSNSALATWHRMVETRDPSGLHALLADDATFHSPVVHTPQQGRKLTAWYLNAAFQVFFNDTFRYVREIVGDNDAMLEFETQIDGIIVNGVDIITWNAAGQITEFKVMLRPLKAINLIHQRMSASLQAGQ; from the coding sequence GTGAGCAATTCGGCACTCGCGACCTGGCATCGGATGGTCGAGACCCGCGATCCCTCGGGCCTGCACGCGCTGCTCGCCGATGACGCCACCTTCCATTCGCCGGTCGTCCACACCCCGCAACAGGGTCGCAAGCTGACGGCGTGGTACCTCAATGCGGCGTTCCAGGTGTTCTTCAACGACACCTTCCGCTACGTGCGCGAGATCGTCGGCGACAACGACGCGATGCTCGAATTCGAAACCCAGATCGACGGAATAATCGTCAACGGCGTCGACATCATCACCTGGAACGCGGCCGGGCAGATCACCGAGTTCAAAGTCATGCTGCGGCCGCTGAAGGCGATCAACCTGATCCATCAGCGCATGAGCGCGTCGCTGCAAGCCGGCCAATGA
- a CDS encoding Na+/H+ antiporter has product MDATHLFELVIVMFMAIIALHYAAHKLGLPPSVGLLAGGAALAFLPGLPSIAVDPELVLVIFLPPLLLDGAWSIALARLRRHLIGIGSLAVGAVLFTCVVVAVVTHLLFPTLPWAACAVLGAIVSPPDAVSARAVLQRVKLPRRLQILLEGESLLNDASGLVLFRFAIAAGITGAFSAADAAGNFLLLALGGMLVGAAIGTAWVLLVRRLGDEYLIIAATVLLSWSSYLLGEMLHVSGVIATVVTGLIASWHQSTVLTASMRMRGSSFWEVLVFLMEASVFILIGLSLRGVVERGGGFGVVASTMGWNILAILAALIVARFVWVFGSDWIIKLCNALGFNRYKPIGARGSTVLSWAGVRGVVTLALALSVPEGFPGRDFILVTSFAVIFATVLVQGTTLGRVIRWAELTEPDTEKPRLTMSQAEAAMAQVQFAVVQSLAYDSEGNLIHPKLLEKYQRKSVAIVDYAERTEHYTPLIHAHFDVVLEAVACGRRELIRLHRAGDIDDETLHELERDLDLEELSAISAKA; this is encoded by the coding sequence ATGGACGCCACCCATTTATTCGAGCTGGTGATCGTGATGTTCATGGCGATCATCGCGCTGCATTACGCGGCGCATAAGCTCGGGCTGCCGCCATCGGTCGGACTGCTCGCCGGCGGCGCGGCGCTGGCCTTCCTACCGGGCCTGCCCAGCATCGCGGTCGATCCCGAACTGGTGCTGGTCATCTTCCTGCCGCCCTTGCTGCTCGACGGCGCCTGGTCCATCGCCTTGGCGCGCTTGCGCCGCCATCTGATCGGCATCGGTTCGCTGGCTGTCGGCGCGGTGCTGTTCACCTGCGTCGTCGTCGCCGTGGTGACGCATCTTCTGTTTCCGACGCTGCCCTGGGCCGCCTGCGCCGTGCTCGGCGCGATCGTCTCGCCGCCCGACGCCGTTTCCGCCCGCGCGGTGCTGCAACGGGTGAAGCTGCCGCGGCGCCTGCAAATCCTGCTCGAAGGCGAAAGCCTGCTCAACGATGCCAGCGGCTTGGTCCTGTTCCGCTTCGCCATCGCCGCGGGAATCACCGGCGCCTTCAGCGCGGCCGATGCGGCGGGGAATTTTCTGCTGCTGGCGCTTGGCGGCATGCTGGTCGGTGCGGCGATCGGTACGGCCTGGGTTCTGCTCGTGCGCCGTCTCGGCGACGAGTATCTGATCATCGCCGCCACCGTGCTGTTGTCGTGGTCGTCTTATCTGCTCGGCGAAATGCTGCATGTCTCCGGCGTCATCGCCACCGTGGTCACCGGCTTGATCGCGAGCTGGCATCAGAGCACGGTGCTGACCGCCTCGATGCGCATGCGCGGCTCGTCGTTCTGGGAAGTCCTGGTGTTCCTGATGGAGGCCTCGGTCTTCATCCTGATCGGCCTGTCGCTGCGCGGTGTCGTCGAACGCGGCGGCGGCTTCGGCGTGGTGGCCTCGACGATGGGATGGAACATCCTCGCGATCCTGGCCGCGCTGATCGTCGCCCGCTTCGTCTGGGTGTTCGGATCGGACTGGATCATCAAGCTGTGCAATGCGCTGGGCTTCAATCGCTACAAGCCCATCGGCGCGCGCGGCTCGACCGTCCTGAGCTGGGCCGGCGTTCGCGGCGTGGTCACCCTCGCCCTGGCGCTGAGCGTGCCGGAAGGCTTCCCCGGCCGCGATTTCATCCTGGTGACCTCCTTCGCGGTGATCTTCGCGACCGTGCTGGTGCAGGGCACGACGCTGGGACGGGTGATCCGCTGGGCGGAGCTAACCGAGCCGGACACGGAAAAACCGCGCCTGACCATGAGCCAGGCCGAAGCCGCCATGGCCCAGGTGCAGTTCGCCGTCGTGCAGAGCCTGGCCTACGACAGCGAAGGCAACCTCATCCATCCCAAACTGCTGGAAAAATATCAGCGCAAGTCGGTGGCGATCGTCGACTACGCCGAGCGCACCGAACACTACACGCCGCTGATCCACGCCCACTTCGACGTCGTTCTGGAAGCCGTCGCCTGCGGACGCCGCGAGCTCATCCGCCTGCACCGGGCCGGCGATATCGACGACGAGACGCTGCACGAGCTGGAACGCGACCTCGACCTCGAAGAGCTGAGCGCGATTTCCGCCAAGGCATGA
- a CDS encoding DUF3472 domain-containing protein, with amino-acid sequence MRHLAFWFLLSLALLPGSSFAQTKTVVPLGGNAFITRPAAKGEELVDNTGLHNWNSAKAVASVYFYVKQAGKLEVSLVGALNGAHHSTVEVSIDGQRRLASLSGTDTASFHAGTFTIDHPGYVKLDLRGVSTDGDYYGDISGLEVGGSATAAGLVFADDPANFYWSRRGPSGHLGFAVPENTEYFYSELTVPSKYDPIGSYFMANGFAQGYFGIQVNSATERRVLFSVWDSPNGKTTLLKKGKDVIAQDFGGEGTGGQSFLRYDWKPGHTYRFITRARPDGQGNTVYSAWFGTPCLLGYGDCQWKFIASWKYEGLSTYHKGVYSFIESFNPDLGYLDRMALYGNQWAVGSDGAWTEVKSARLTVDATAQNRQRLDVTGGAIAPTFYLRNAGFFDKSATPGTTFTRTASWFKPRVDLQALPEPAR; translated from the coding sequence ATGCGACATCTCGCTTTCTGGTTCCTGTTATCCCTGGCGCTCCTGCCTGGCTCCTCGTTCGCGCAGACGAAAACCGTCGTCCCATTGGGAGGCAACGCCTTCATCACCCGGCCCGCCGCGAAGGGGGAGGAGTTGGTCGACAACACCGGCCTGCACAACTGGAACTCGGCCAAGGCCGTCGCCAGCGTGTACTTCTATGTCAAGCAGGCCGGCAAGCTCGAGGTCTCGCTGGTGGGCGCCTTGAACGGCGCCCACCACAGCACCGTCGAGGTATCCATCGATGGCCAGCGCCGGCTCGCATCGTTGTCGGGCACCGACACGGCCTCGTTCCACGCCGGCACCTTCACCATCGACCATCCGGGCTACGTCAAGCTCGACCTGCGGGGCGTCAGCACCGACGGCGACTACTACGGCGATATTTCCGGCCTGGAAGTCGGCGGCAGCGCCACCGCCGCGGGCCTGGTCTTCGCCGACGATCCGGCCAACTTCTATTGGTCGCGCCGCGGGCCTTCGGGGCACCTGGGCTTCGCGGTCCCGGAGAACACGGAGTATTTCTACAGCGAGCTCACCGTGCCGAGTAAGTACGATCCGATCGGCTCGTACTTCATGGCCAACGGCTTCGCCCAGGGCTATTTCGGTATCCAGGTCAATTCCGCGACCGAGCGCCGCGTGCTGTTCTCGGTCTGGGATTCGCCCAACGGCAAGACGACGCTGCTGAAGAAGGGCAAGGACGTGATCGCGCAGGACTTCGGCGGCGAAGGCACCGGCGGCCAGAGCTTCCTGCGATACGACTGGAAACCCGGCCACACCTATCGCTTCATCACCCGCGCGCGTCCGGATGGACAGGGCAACACCGTGTACTCGGCCTGGTTCGGCACGCCGTGCTTGCTCGGCTATGGCGATTGCCAGTGGAAGTTCATTGCCAGCTGGAAGTACGAGGGCCTGTCCACTTACCACAAGGGCGTGTACTCGTTCATCGAATCCTTCAATCCTGATCTGGGTTACCTCGATCGCATGGCGCTGTACGGCAACCAGTGGGCGGTCGGCAGCGACGGCGCATGGACGGAAGTGAAATCGGCGCGCTTGACGGTCGATGCGACCGCGCAAAATCGCCAGCGCCTGGACGTCACCGGCGGCGCCATCGCTCCGACTTTCTACCTGCGCAATGCCGGCTTCTTCGACAAGTCGGCGACGCCGGGCACCACGTTCACCCGTACCGCGTCGTGGTTCAAGCCGCGCGTGGATTTGCAGGCGCTGCCGGAGCCGGCGCGCTGA
- a CDS encoding YybH family protein codes for MKSRTSMAAAGMTLALSGLIPLAAMAQDPMAAQHRHCEREFERASEGLGDAFARRDLNRFMAGFAEDAVQVNSLGQVLNGKPAITAFYRAVMANVYVFKRTLLAQTISQCSSAVVVDRIEFTIPSAGITLHAIDVANWAKVRGQWRLSADTTTPIANP; via the coding sequence ATGAAGAGTCGTACCTCGATGGCCGCTGCGGGCATGACGCTCGCGTTGTCCGGCCTGATCCCGCTCGCGGCGATGGCGCAAGACCCGATGGCGGCGCAGCATCGTCATTGCGAACGCGAGTTCGAACGTGCTTCCGAAGGCCTCGGCGATGCCTTCGCCCGCCGCGACCTCAACCGGTTCATGGCCGGCTTCGCGGAAGACGCGGTGCAGGTCAACAGCCTCGGCCAGGTGCTAAACGGCAAACCGGCGATCACCGCGTTCTATCGCGCGGTGATGGCCAACGTATACGTGTTCAAGCGCACCTTGCTGGCGCAGACGATCAGCCAGTGTTCCAGCGCCGTCGTCGTCGACCGCATCGAGTTCACCATTCCGTCCGCCGGCATCACCCTGCACGCGATCGATGTCGCCAACTGGGCGAAGGTACGCGGCCAGTGGCGGTTGAGCGCGGATACGACGACGCCGATCGCCAATCCGTAA
- a CDS encoding O-methyltransferase, which translates to MQRRIGETACSAATAIMKAEFANQKNANRDAETAEIRSVGKVVSQRNIRGKRAIRPGWNRVKSNANTKYDALFVLCDDTGFHPFKADIAMNTLAVSPLAPLLDRLFKQADAATSPAVAEMSRDERLRLMQSKTEYLNFYERMKDLWLPVSRETGHLLYMLARASNARSVVEFGTSFGISTLHLAAAVRDNGGGRIITTEFEPAKVARAKQHFAEGGLAELVEVRAGDALQTLASDLPDSIDLLLLDGAKSLYPEVLALVEARLRPGALIVADNADYSPDYLAHVRSPAAGYMSIPFADDVELSMRLA; encoded by the coding sequence ATGCAGCGCCGTATCGGTGAGACAGCCTGTTCGGCAGCTACTGCAATCATGAAGGCCGAGTTCGCGAACCAAAAAAATGCGAACCGCGATGCGGAGACGGCCGAAATCCGTTCGGTCGGGAAAGTCGTTTCTCAGCGAAATATCCGGGGAAAACGAGCGATTCGTCCTGGCTGGAATCGCGTGAAATCTAATGCGAATACAAAATACGACGCTTTATTCGTATTGTGTGACGACACCGGATTTCACCCATTCAAGGCAGATATCGCTATGAACACCCTTGCAGTTTCACCCCTTGCGCCCTTGCTGGACCGGCTTTTCAAACAGGCCGATGCGGCGACCAGCCCGGCGGTCGCCGAGATGTCGCGCGACGAGCGTTTGCGCCTGATGCAGAGCAAAACCGAGTACCTGAATTTCTACGAACGGATGAAGGATCTCTGGCTTCCGGTCTCGCGCGAAACCGGTCATTTGCTTTACATGCTGGCGCGCGCCTCCAATGCCCGCAGCGTCGTCGAATTCGGCACCTCGTTCGGGATCTCGACGCTGCATCTGGCCGCGGCCGTCCGCGACAACGGCGGCGGCCGGATCATCACCACGGAGTTCGAGCCGGCCAAGGTCGCGCGCGCCAAACAGCACTTCGCCGAGGGCGGATTGGCGGAACTGGTGGAGGTACGCGCCGGAGACGCGCTGCAGACCCTGGCCTCGGACCTGCCCGATTCGATCGATCTGCTGCTGCTGGACGGCGCCAAGTCGCTTTACCCCGAAGTGCTGGCGCTCGTGGAAGCCCGTCTGCGGCCGGGCGCGCTGATCGTCGCCGACAACGCCGATTACAGTCCGGACTATCTGGCGCATGTGCGTTCGCCGGCGGCGGGGTATATGTCGATTCCCTTCGCCGACGACGTGGAGCTTTCGATGCGTCTGGCGTAA
- a CDS encoding TetR family transcriptional regulator translates to MTDRKAPRISSRKQPKQARSNQLVAAILQAAAQVLAVEGAQRFTTARVAERAGVSVGSLYQYFPNKAAILFRLQSDEWQQTTDLLGLILKDVGKPPQERLRALVHAFLRSECEEAQMRVALNDAAPLYRDAPETKKARARGERTLQAFMREILPNTPTAARMRAGDLIGTTLSTVGKQFSETPRTAPEIKAYAQAMSDMFLAYIDSVGRRA, encoded by the coding sequence ATGACCGATCGCAAAGCCCCCAGGATTTCTTCGCGGAAACAGCCGAAGCAGGCCAGGTCGAATCAGCTTGTCGCCGCGATCCTGCAGGCGGCCGCGCAGGTCCTGGCCGTGGAAGGCGCGCAGCGGTTCACCACCGCACGTGTCGCCGAGCGGGCCGGCGTCAGCGTCGGATCGCTGTATCAGTACTTTCCCAACAAGGCCGCGATTCTGTTCCGGCTGCAGAGCGACGAATGGCAGCAGACCACCGATCTGCTGGGCCTCATCCTGAAAGACGTCGGCAAACCGCCGCAGGAGCGGTTGCGGGCGCTGGTCCATGCCTTTCTCCGCTCCGAGTGCGAGGAGGCGCAGATGCGGGTGGCGCTCAACGACGCCGCCCCGCTCTACCGCGACGCGCCCGAGACGAAGAAGGCCCGGGCCAGGGGCGAGCGCACGCTGCAGGCCTTCATGCGCGAGATCCTGCCGAACACACCCACGGCCGCGCGCATGCGCGCGGGCGACCTGATCGGCACGACACTCAGTACCGTGGGGAAACAGTTCTCGGAAACCCCGCGCACCGCGCCGGAGATCAAGGCCTATGCGCAGGCCATGTCCGACATGTTCCTGGCCTATATCGACAGCGTCGGCCGCCGGGCCTAG
- a CDS encoding DUF4019 domain-containing protein: MKFFVTAMAAALCVVSASAIAQGQAPRSAPATQQAAARDIDPNTLANSALQLLQAIDRDQAGVLWDNSSSVTKRSAKREDFVGYVGKSRKPLGAASSRNWIAVRREVVGTGAKLPPGLYASIEFSSQFQSKRAATELVSLRQDEDGMWRFSGYVIQ; the protein is encoded by the coding sequence ATGAAATTTTTCGTAACCGCGATGGCAGCGGCGTTGTGCGTCGTGTCCGCATCGGCGATCGCCCAGGGCCAGGCGCCGCGATCGGCTCCGGCGACGCAGCAAGCCGCCGCGCGCGATATCGACCCCAACACCCTGGCGAACTCCGCGTTGCAACTGCTGCAGGCGATCGATCGCGACCAGGCCGGCGTGTTGTGGGACAACTCCTCGAGCGTGACCAAGCGCAGCGCCAAGCGCGAAGACTTCGTCGGCTATGTCGGCAAGAGCCGCAAGCCGCTGGGCGCGGCCAGCTCGCGCAACTGGATCGCGGTGCGGCGCGAAGTGGTGGGCACCGGCGCCAAGCTCCCGCCGGGCCTGTACGCCAGCATCGAATTCTCCAGCCAGTTCCAGAGCAAGCGCGCGGCGACGGAGCTGGTGTCCCTGCGTCAGGACGAGGACGGCATGTGGCGGTTCTCGGGTTACGTCATCCAATAA
- a CDS encoding OmpA family protein → MGLLSACGTRHVSRDISADGVPGEVVFPAPERAVLKDGTFPNLDNLRLVAPGVGKEQLYHLLGRPHFREGYAGVREWDYLFHFRRDGSVTTCQYKVIFDQNYLARSFYWQPQTCGELLREPVAMVPAAPAAATTRNFSVSADALFAFGRAGAGDLQAGGRAEVARIAGELRNAKTLRAVRVIGHTDLIGSDQANQALSRQRAETVRQLLIDEGVPARAISAEGRGESEPVVGNCEASMQRSALIACLQPNRRVEIKADVEE, encoded by the coding sequence ATGGGACTGTTGTCCGCTTGCGGTACCCGACATGTCAGTCGCGACATCTCCGCCGACGGCGTGCCGGGCGAGGTGGTGTTTCCGGCACCGGAACGCGCGGTGCTGAAAGACGGAACCTTTCCCAACCTCGACAACCTGCGTCTGGTCGCGCCCGGCGTCGGCAAGGAGCAGCTGTATCACCTGCTGGGGCGCCCGCACTTCCGCGAAGGCTACGCCGGCGTTCGCGAATGGGATTACCTCTTTCACTTCCGCCGCGACGGCAGCGTGACCACCTGCCAGTACAAGGTGATTTTCGACCAGAACTATCTGGCGCGCAGTTTCTACTGGCAACCGCAAACCTGCGGCGAGCTGCTGCGCGAGCCCGTCGCGATGGTGCCGGCGGCGCCCGCGGCGGCCACCACGCGTAATTTCTCCGTGTCCGCCGACGCCTTGTTCGCGTTCGGCCGCGCCGGCGCCGGCGATCTGCAGGCGGGCGGCCGGGCGGAGGTCGCGCGCATCGCCGGCGAGCTGCGCAATGCCAAGACACTGCGCGCGGTGCGGGTGATCGGACACACCGACCTGATCGGCAGCGATCAGGCCAATCAGGCGCTGTCGCGCCAGCGCGCCGAAACCGTGCGTCAGCTGTTGATCGACGAAGGCGTGCCGGCGCGAGCGATCTCCGCCGAAGGCCGCGGCGAGTCCGAGCCGGTCGTCGGCAACTGCGAGGCTTCGATGCAGCGCAGCGCCTTGATCGCCTGTCTGCAGCCCAACCGCCGCGTCGAGATCAAGGCCGATGTGGAAGAGTGA